The proteins below come from a single Kryptolebias marmoratus isolate JLee-2015 linkage group LG12, ASM164957v2, whole genome shotgun sequence genomic window:
- the rab3db gene encoding RAB3D, member RAS oncogene family, b, with the protein MASNESRLQQQPSQKDAADQNFDYMFKLLIIGNSSVGKTSFLFRYADDSFNSAFVSTVGIDFKVKTVFRNDKRIKLQIWDTAGQERYRTITTAYYRGAMGFLLMYDITNQDSFNAVQDWSTQIKTYSWDNAQVILVGNKCDLEDDRLIPTEDGQRLAEDLGFQFFEASAKDNINVKQVFERLVDVICDKMNESMEGDSLTSNHRNQGFKDSSSESHGSCAC; encoded by the exons ATGGCCTCAAACGAGTCGCGGCTCCAGCAGCAGCCCTCGCAGAAGGACGCGGCCGACCAGAACTTCGACTACATGTTCAAGCTGCTGATCATCGGCAACAGCAGCGTGGGCAAGACCTCGTTTCTGTTCCGCTATGCCGACGACTCCTTCAACTCCGCCTTCGTCAGCACCGTGGGCATCGACTTCAAGGTCAAAACCGTCTTCCGCAACGACAAGCGGATCAAGCTGCAGATTTGG GACACAGCAGGGCAGGAGCGCTACCGTACAATCACTACAGCCTACTACAGGGGAGCCATGGGCTTTCTGCTCATGTATGACATCACCAACCAGGACTCGTTCAACGCCGTGCAGGACTG GTCAACACAGATCAAGACGTACTCGTGGGACAACGCTCAGGTGATCCTGGTTGGTAACAAGTGTGACCTAGAGGACGACAGGCTCATACCTACAGAGGACGGCCAGCGGCTTGCCGAAGATctcg GTTTCCAGTTCTTCGAGGCCAGCGCCAAGGACAACATCAACGTCAAGCAAGTGTTCGAGCGCCTGGTCGACGTGATCTGCGACAAGATGAACGAGAGCATGGAGGGAGACAGTCTCACGAGCAACCACAGGAACCAGGGCTTTAAAGACTCGTCGTCAGAGAGCCACGGGAGCTGCGCTTGCTAA
- the epor gene encoding erythropoietin receptor — MTCERLGRLWALQLILCAAGTVSMARGAQDFQRKASMLLKEEPRNPKCFAEGRNDFTCFWEEDEEKAGSLDQYSFTYAYQKENSSTCRLRAVQVVGGKRLFVCRLERIQMFVQLDVQVHREGVQLYNRSLFVDLVFLLDPPENVTVSSTGHQGQLNVSWLPPSLKYMDDSVIYEIIYAPADSHVGQVEVVHSCSELILRGLQPGTKYRVQVRVKLDGITYNGYWSAWSYPVFMETLPAELDPLIASMAFIISFILILLCLVMLLSHHRFLRRKVWPTIPIPDSKFQGLFTVYGGDFREWLGQTSGGLWVTSALIYSEECPSPLEVLSELNLCPTLPSAPPLPMGCKALVTAKNEDSGTKKGLVESELSNAGDSALPHERRATPHDQLLMDRLRALQQNPVPCSQPSLLESQDAYVTLSASRHGEGDPVNDSFEEASPLEVLFASRKPTRSESHSDLGSVQQSSGSGRLSSQSSFEYPNQAWSPKGPGYAYMAVADSGVSMDYSPMSRAEDVGKVVIYANEYKNDIPAQSRPLLLRQYPVHDDG, encoded by the exons ATGACATGTGAGCGCCTCGGCCGGCTGTGGGCTCTTCAGCTGATCCTCTGCGCCGCCGGGACGGTGTCCATGGCTCGGGGCGCGCAGGACTTCCAACGGAAAG CCTCCATGCTTCTGAAAGAGGAACCGAGAAACCCCAAGTGCTTCGCTGAGGGCAGGAACGACTTCACGTGCTTctgggaggaagatgaggaaaaGGCTGGCTCCCTGGATCAATACTCCTTCACGTATGCCTACCA GAAGGAAAACAGCAGCACGTGCCGCCTGCGAGCCGTCCAAGTGGTGGGCGGGAAGCGGCTCTTCGTCTGCCGTCTGGAGCGGATCCAGATGTTTGTCCAGCTGGACGTCCAGGTTCATCGGGAGGGAGTCCAGCTCTACAACCGCAGCCTTTTCGTCGACCTTGTCT TTCTTCTGGACCCCCCTGAAAATGTGACGGTGAGCAGCACGGGTCACCAGGGCCAGCTGAACGTCAGCTGGCTCCCGCCGTCGCTGAAGTACATGGACGACAGCGTGATATATGAGATCATCTACGCTCCGGCGGACAGCCACGTTGGGCAG GTGGAGGTGGTGCACTCCTGCTCTGAGCTGATCCTCAGAGGTCTTCAGCCAGGGACAAAGTACAGGGTGCAAGTCCGTGTGAAGTTGGACGGCATCACCTACAATGGCTACTGGAGCGCCTGGAGTTACCCAGTATTTATGGAAACTCTGCCTGCAG AACTTGACCCGCTCATCGCGTCCATGGCCTTCATCATCTCCTTCATCCTCATCCTGCTCTGTCTCGTCATGCTCCTGTCCCATCACAG GTTCCTTAGAAGGAAGGTTTGGCCAACTATTCCAATTCCTGACAGCAAATTCCAAGGTCTTTTCACTGTTTATGGTGGGGACTTCCGG GAGTGGTTAGGACAGACCAGTGGAGGCTTGTGGGTGACTTCAGCTCTTATCTACTCTGAAGAGTGTCCGTCTCCCCTGGAAGTCCTCTCAGAACTCAACCTTTGCCCCACTCTGCCGTCCGCACCGCCTCTACCCATGGGCTGTAAAGCTTTGGTCACCGCCAAAAATGAGGACAGCGGTACCAAGAAAGGACTCGTGGAGAGCGAGCTGTCGAACGCGGGGGACTCAGCCCTGCCGCATGAGCGGCGAGCCACGCCGCACGACCAGTTGCTGATGGACCGCCTACGGGCGCTTCAGCAGAACCCCGTCCCCTGCTCCCAGCCTTCTCTGCTGGAATCTCAAGACGCGTACGTCACCCTCAGCGCCAGCAGGCACGGCGAAGGTGACCCCGTAAACGACAGCTTCGAGGAGGCCTCGCCCCTGGAGGTGCTTTTTGCCTCGAGGAAGCCGACGCGGAGCGAGTCCCACTCCGACCTGGGGTCCGTGCAGCAAAGCTCCGGGTCCGGGCGCCTTTCGTCTCAGTCCAGCTTTGAGTATCCGAACCAGGCGTGGTCACCCAAAGGCCCCGGGTACGCCTACATGGCAGTGGCCGACTCCGGGGTCTCCATGGATTACAGCCCTATGAGCAGAGCCGAGGACGTAGGCAAAGTGGTGATCTACGCCAACGAGTACAAAAACGATATTCCGGCTCAGAGCAGACCCTTGCTGTTGAGGCAGTACCCTGTCCATGACGATGGCTGA
- the swsap1 gene encoding ATPase SWSAP1, producing MSDVLTLVFRTFMSESCLKKDPGVGLPSPAPCTTLMVGEHRVCRSLLLLAAVSAASEWGVRVVFFAQTQIQSLPVFLQRCSPSLSPESLKKITFSYPRTLEELLQQVASLHESPAPPSLLIVDRMEGFLRGTAGASHGGFQSGEQSRAAHLSALLCDTAAFLTRALERRGSSSAPCRVIASFPSEGDGKDSSPADPILDVLDRYFQVRCTLDPDRSYEAAAAAAQEVWHIYLSGRGLTEASGEDGPPVTQEWKLFAFPDGLMEFKLI from the exons ATGTCCGACGTTTTGACGCTCGTTTTCAGGACCTTCATGTCAGAGTCGTGTCTGAAGAAGGACCCCGGCGTCGGGCTCCCCTCGCCGGCGCCCTGCACCACCCTCATGGTGGGAGAGCACCGCGTCTGCCgctccctgctgctgctggcggCCGTCTCCGCCGCCTCGGAGTGGGGCGTCAGAGTGGTGTTCTTCGCCCAAACTCAAATCCAGAGCCTGCCCGTGTTCCTGCAGAGGTGTAGCCCGAGTCTGAGCCCAGAGAGTCTTAAG aaaatcacattttcctATCCCCGGACCCTGGAGGAGCTGCTCCAGCAGGTCGCCAGCCTTCACGAGTCCCCCGCTCCCCCCTCTCTACTCATCGTTGACAGGATGGAGGGCTTCCTGCGGGGCACCGCGGGCGCCAGCCACGGTGGGTTTCAGTCGGGAGAGCAGTCCCGCGCGGCGCACCTGTCGGCGCTGCTGTGCGACACCGCCGCCTTTCTCACGCGGGCCCTGGAGCGCAGGGGGTCGAGCTCGGCGCCCTGCCGCGTCATTGCCTCCTTCCCGTCGGAGGGAGACGGCAAGGACTCCTCCCCCGCGGATCCCATTCTCGACGTTCTCGACCGCTACTTCCAGGTTCGCTGCACTCTGGACCCGGACAGAAGCTACGAAGCTGCAGCCGCTGCGGCGCAGGAGGTCTGGCACATTTACCTTTCAGGGAGAGGACTCACGGAGGCCTCTGGTGAAGACGGCCCGCCTGTGACCCAAGAGTGGAAGCTCTTCGCTTTTCCCGATGGTTTAATGGAGTTCAAGTTAATTTGA